From the Cryptomeria japonica chromosome 2, Sugi_1.0, whole genome shotgun sequence genome, one window contains:
- the LOC131049134 gene encoding trans-cinnamate 4-monooxygenase C4H2 has product MASLLGRSFLSLSSIQDFLKQPQWYPLELGAILFVTLLVMTTLVRKRSKLPPGPLCLPIFGNWLQVGNDLNHRNLAKMAKSYGDVFMLRLGCRNLVVVSNPELAKQVLHTQGVEFGSRKNNLVFDIFTGNGQDMVFTVYGEHWRKMRRIMTLPFFTQKVVQHYRGGWEEEIQRVVEDVRANKVALESGIVIRKRLQLMLYNILYTMMFDRRFESQEDPLFVQATAFNAERSQLAQSFEYNYGDFIPILRPFLRGYLNKCTDLQSRRLAFFNDHFIQERRKILAKGKGDEKVKKCAIDHILEAESKGEINEQNVLYIVENINVAAIETTLWSMEWALAELVNHPEVQAKVRSELERVVGKGEEVKEEDVEKLPYLQAVVKETLRLHTPIPLLVPHMNLGEASIDGFRIPQESKVVVNAWWLSNNPEWWRNPSEFRPDRFMEEEEETEAAVGGKVDFRFLPFGMGRRSCPGIILALPLLGLVIGRILNNFEMLPPPGEQKIDVGEKGGQFSLHIARHSTVRFHPL; this is encoded by the exons ATGGCTTCATTGCTTGGCCGGAGTTTTCTCTCTTTGTCTTCAATCCAAGATTTCTTGAAGCAGCCTCAGTGGTATCCCCTGGAATTGGGAGCAATTCTGTTTGTGACATTGTTAGTGATGACTACACTTGTGAGGAAACGCTCCAAGCTGCCTCCTGGCCCGCTGTGTTTGCCCATATTTGGCAATTGGCTGCAAGTGGGGAATGATCTGAATCACAGAAATCTTGCGAAGATGGCCAAAAGCTATGGAGACGTTTTCATGCTGAGATTGGGGTGCAGAAATTTGGTGGTGGTGTCGAATCCTGAGCTCGCAAAACAAGTTCTTCATACTCAGGGTGTCGAATTCGGCTCTAGAAAGAACAACTTGGTGTTTGATATCTTCACGGGAAACGGGCAAGACATGGTGTTCACCGTCTATGGTGAGCACTGGCGAAAGATGAGAAGGATTATGACTCTTCCTTTCTTTACTCAGAAAGTTGTCCAACACTACAGAGGAGGGTGGGAGGAAGAGATTCAGAGAGTTGTTGAAGACGTCCGGGCAAATAAAGTGGCCTTAGAGAGCGGTATAGTTATTAGGAAAAGGCTTCAACTCATGCTTTATAATATTTTGTATACGATGATGTTTGATCGTCGGTTCGAGTCTCAGGAGGACCCGCTGTTCGTTCAGGCCACTGCTTTTAATGCGGAGAGAAGTCAGCTGGCACAGAGCTTTGAGTACAACTATGGAGACTTCATTCCCATCTTAAGGCCGTTCTTGAGAGGGTATTTGAACAAGTGCACGGATCTTCAGAGCAGGAGGCTTGCGTTTTTTAACGATCACTTCATCCAAGAACGAAG GAAGATTTTAGCGAAAGGGAAGGGCGATGAGAAGGTCAAAAAGTGTGCAATAGACCACATACTGGAAGCAGAGAGCAAGGGCGAAATCAACGAGCAAAACGTGCTCTACATCGTGGAGAACATAAACGTGGCGGCGATAGAGACGACTCTGTGGTCGATGGAGTGGGCTCTTGCCGAGCTGGTGAATCATCCTGAAGTACAGGCCAAGGTGAGAAGTGAATTGGAGAGAGTTGTTGGGAAAGGGGAGGAGGTAAAGGAGGAGGACGTTGAGAAGCTGCCGTATTTGCAGGCGGTGGTGAAAGAGACGCTGAGGTTGCACACACCCATTCCCCTGCTCGTTCCACACATGAACTTGGGGGAGGCCTCCATTGATGGCTTTCGAATTCCTCAGGAGAGCAAGGTGGTGGTGAACGCTTGGTGGCTGTCTAATAATCCAGAGTGGTGGCGGAATCCATCAGAGTTCAGGCCGGATAGATTTATGGAAGAGGAGGAGGAGACTGAAGCGGCTGTGGGGGGGAAAGTGGACTTCCGTTTCCTGCCCTTCGGAATGGGGAGAAGGAGCTGCCCGGGAATCATCCTGGCTCTGCCTCTGCTGGGCCTGGTAATTGGGAGAATATTGAACAACTTCGAAATGCTTCCCCCGCCAGGTGAGCAAAAGATCGatgtgggtgaaaaaggagggcAGTTCAGTCTCCACATTGCCCGCCACTCCACCGTACGCTTCCACCCTCTTTGA